Proteins from a genomic interval of Marmoricola sp. OAE513:
- a CDS encoding alpha/beta fold hydrolase — translation MRRLTSLLIGLLAVGFLTAPAQAADKPLPVPYSFLPNALFGGVPGSDAPGTNDFGCKPSAAHPNPVVLVHGTAGNRSTNWQTYGPLLKNNGYCVFSLTYGSTLPLPYPGALGGFGDMRTSAGELQVFVDKVLASTGAREVDLIGHSQGTLMPNYYVKYLGGAAKVDKYISLAPVWNGTRLADPITLLRSVFLFTAEQTPVCVACAQFATGTEFMAQIQAGGTAAAGVRYTNIMTKYDELVVPYTSGAQPGMTNIVLQDRCAQDYSEHFEIASDRNASVLVLNALDPAHPRTLTCSVVLPFVGGI, via the coding sequence ATGCGTCGACTCACCTCCCTGCTGATCGGGCTGCTCGCCGTCGGCTTCCTGACAGCTCCCGCGCAGGCCGCGGACAAGCCCCTCCCGGTGCCGTACTCGTTCCTCCCGAACGCACTCTTCGGCGGCGTCCCCGGTTCCGACGCCCCCGGCACCAACGACTTCGGCTGCAAGCCCTCGGCGGCGCACCCCAACCCGGTCGTCCTGGTGCACGGCACGGCCGGCAACCGCAGCACGAACTGGCAGACCTACGGGCCGCTGCTGAAGAACAACGGCTACTGCGTGTTCTCGCTGACCTACGGCTCGACGCTGCCGCTGCCGTACCCGGGCGCGCTGGGCGGGTTCGGCGACATGCGCACCAGTGCGGGTGAGCTCCAGGTCTTCGTCGACAAGGTGCTGGCCAGCACCGGCGCGCGCGAGGTCGACCTGATCGGGCACTCCCAGGGCACCCTGATGCCGAACTACTACGTGAAGTACCTCGGCGGCGCCGCCAAGGTCGACAAGTACATCTCGTTGGCCCCGGTCTGGAACGGCACCCGGCTCGCTGACCCGATCACGCTGCTGCGCTCGGTGTTCCTGTTCACCGCCGAGCAGACCCCGGTGTGCGTGGCCTGCGCCCAGTTCGCGACGGGCACCGAGTTCATGGCGCAGATCCAGGCCGGCGGTACGGCGGCCGCAGGCGTGCGGTACACGAACATCATGACCAAGTACGACGAGCTCGTCGTTCCCTATACCAGTGGGGCGCAGCCGGGGATGACGAACATCGTGCTCCAGGACCGTTGCGCGCAGGACTACAGCGAGCATTTCGAGATCGCGTCGGACAGAAATGCCAGTGTTCTCGTGCTCAACGCGCTGGACCCGGCCCATCCGCGCACGCTCACGTGCTCCGTCGTCCTGCCCTTCGTCGGTGGGATCTGA
- a CDS encoding lipase family protein gives MRTFPTSEVSAMFRRTAGSAALVVVLVTALQACGASGDIRTIKGADLGGTTPGSLVRAETMPQLDRSVIRAGIRAARVSYRSTDASTGKDTVVSGTVFVPDRDAPAGGWHVVALGHGSTGILNSCAPSSSPDLAEQAQLVIKLVRLGVAVTMTDYQGLGEPGVHAYLDSPTAGLNVIDSVRAARATFPGISTTWAAFGGSQGGGAVWAANEEAGSYAPELDLVGVIALAPAADVTGLVDKAVAGTLTADQRPTLQWLLASLERQHPDLDLDHYRRGAAKTYWDTLSTCAGVKDDGGRRQDAQAEVSNADLAPDSPEAAALLRKALEGWALPRKPTSAPMFVAYGEKDTFIDPVWTTRALARACQQGDVIEAHLDPEGTHAVMNAGDPAQWLADRFAGKPAKNDCPGA, from the coding sequence GTGCGCACGTTCCCGACCTCGGAGGTCTCCGCCATGTTCCGCCGGACCGCAGGCTCCGCTGCCCTCGTCGTGGTCCTGGTGACCGCGCTGCAGGCCTGCGGCGCCAGCGGCGACATCCGGACCATCAAGGGAGCCGACCTCGGCGGTACGACGCCGGGGTCGCTGGTGCGTGCCGAGACCATGCCGCAGCTCGACCGGTCGGTGATCCGCGCGGGGATCAGGGCCGCCCGGGTCTCCTACCGCTCGACCGACGCCAGCACCGGCAAGGACACCGTCGTCTCCGGCACCGTGTTCGTCCCCGACCGCGACGCGCCTGCCGGAGGGTGGCACGTGGTCGCCCTCGGTCACGGGTCGACCGGCATCCTGAACAGCTGTGCGCCCTCGAGCAGCCCGGACCTCGCCGAGCAGGCGCAGCTGGTGATCAAGCTGGTGCGTCTCGGGGTCGCCGTCACGATGACCGACTACCAGGGCCTCGGCGAACCAGGCGTGCACGCCTACCTCGACTCCCCCACCGCCGGCCTGAACGTCATCGACTCGGTTCGCGCCGCGCGAGCAACCTTCCCCGGGATCTCGACGACCTGGGCAGCCTTCGGCGGCTCCCAGGGCGGGGGTGCCGTCTGGGCGGCCAACGAGGAGGCCGGCTCCTACGCTCCCGAGCTCGACCTGGTCGGCGTGATCGCCCTGGCTCCGGCAGCGGACGTGACGGGTCTGGTCGACAAGGCCGTGGCCGGCACCCTGACCGCCGACCAGCGGCCGACGTTGCAGTGGTTGCTCGCGAGCCTGGAGCGCCAGCACCCGGACCTCGACCTCGACCACTACCGACGCGGTGCGGCGAAGACGTACTGGGACACGTTGTCCACCTGCGCGGGGGTCAAGGACGACGGCGGCAGGCGGCAGGACGCACAGGCCGAGGTGAGCAACGCCGACCTGGCACCCGACAGCCCCGAGGCCGCCGCGCTCCTCCGCAAGGCGCTGGAGGGGTGGGCGCTGCCGCGGAAGCCGACGAGCGCCCCGATGTTCGTCGCGTACGGCGAGAAGGACACCTTCATCGACCCGGTCTGGACGACCCGGGCGCTGGCCCGCGCGTGCCAGCAGGGCGACGTGATCGAGGCGCACCTCGACCCTGAGGGGACCCACGCCGTGATGAACGCCGGTGACCCGGCGCAGTGGTTGGCGGACCGGTTCGCCGGCAAACCGGCGAAGAACGACTGCCCCGGGGCCTGA
- a CDS encoding deoxyguanosinetriphosphate triphosphohydrolase: MTTWDDLYDDADRARLVDEPVKRVAAPVRTPFERDRARVVHSASLRRLAAKTQVLGPQADDFVRNRLTHSLEVAQVARDIAYPLGCHPDLAETAALAHDLGHPPFGHNGEEALDRLAQDCGGFEGNAQTLRILTRLEAKSVDAEGRSIGLNLTRATLDACTKYPWPRPEAGGKFGAYADDLPVFTWMRTGAAVRRRCLEAQVMDFADDVAYSVHDFEDGIVGGHIDAAVLDAPDELSGVWETVRDWYLPDVEDDRLDAALKRLRTVRTWSPTEYDGSRRALSGLKNLTSDLIGVFCGSVHTATRNRYGEGPLVRYDADLVVPAETAEEIAVLKGIAAHYVMRSPARVALMERQRALVEELFAVLVSSEGTLLDATLRPDYDEADDDAARRRVVVDQIASLTDGSAVAWHERLCRSSG; this comes from the coding sequence GTGACGACCTGGGACGACCTGTACGACGACGCGGACCGCGCGCGTCTGGTCGACGAGCCCGTCAAACGCGTGGCCGCGCCGGTCCGCACCCCGTTCGAGCGCGACCGTGCCCGCGTCGTGCACTCGGCGTCGCTGCGCCGGCTCGCGGCGAAGACGCAGGTGCTCGGACCGCAGGCCGACGACTTCGTGCGCAACCGGCTCACGCACAGCCTCGAGGTCGCCCAGGTGGCTCGGGACATCGCCTACCCGCTGGGCTGCCATCCCGACCTCGCCGAGACCGCGGCGCTCGCGCACGACCTCGGCCACCCGCCGTTCGGGCACAACGGCGAGGAAGCCCTGGACCGCCTCGCCCAGGACTGCGGCGGTTTCGAGGGCAACGCCCAGACCCTGCGGATCCTGACCCGGCTCGAGGCCAAGTCGGTCGACGCCGAGGGGCGTTCGATCGGTCTGAACCTGACGCGCGCGACCCTGGACGCCTGCACCAAGTACCCGTGGCCGCGCCCCGAGGCGGGAGGCAAGTTCGGCGCGTACGCCGACGACCTCCCCGTGTTCACCTGGATGCGCACCGGCGCCGCCGTACGCCGTCGGTGCCTGGAGGCGCAGGTGATGGACTTCGCCGACGACGTCGCCTACTCGGTGCACGACTTCGAGGACGGCATCGTCGGCGGACACATCGACGCCGCGGTGCTCGACGCCCCGGACGAGCTGAGCGGCGTGTGGGAGACCGTGCGCGACTGGTACCTGCCGGACGTCGAGGACGACCGGCTCGACGCCGCGCTCAAGCGGCTGCGCACCGTGCGCACCTGGTCACCCACCGAGTACGACGGCAGCCGGCGCGCGCTGTCCGGCCTGAAGAACCTGACCAGCGACCTCATCGGCGTCTTCTGCGGGAGCGTGCACACGGCCACCCGCAACCGGTACGGCGAGGGTCCGTTGGTGCGCTACGACGCGGACCTCGTGGTGCCGGCGGAGACCGCCGAGGAGATCGCGGTGCTCAAGGGCATCGCCGCGCACTACGTGATGCGCTCACCCGCACGGGTGGCGCTGATGGAGCGGCAGCGGGCGCTCGTCGAGGAGCTGTTCGCCGTGCTGGTCTCCTCCGAGGGCACCTTGCTGGACGCCACCCTGCGCCCCGACTACGACGAGGCCGACGACGACGCCGCCCGGAGGCGGGTCGTCGTCGACCAGATCGCGTCGCTCACCGACGGCAGTGCCGTCGCGTGGCACGAGCGGTTGTGCCGGTCCTCGGGCTGA
- the dnaG gene encoding DNA primase, producing MAGRINEEDIAKVRETARIDDVIGTYVTLRNAGGGNMKGLCPFHDEKSPSFNVTPSRGMYHCFGCGAGGDVIKFVMEMDGLGFSETVERLAEKVGIALRYEEGTGPSRSSGGPQRPRLVEAHKIAAAYYADQLATPEAMTARQFLDTRGFDKDAAAHFGVGFSPRGGSDLTKHLKQLGFSDAELVTAGLAGDNNRGLYDRFRGRLMWPIRDSSGDVIGFGARRIFDDDRIEAKYLNTSETPIYKKSQVLYGIDLARREIATASQAVIVEGYTDVMAAHLAGVKTAVATCGTAFGDDHARVIRRLLQDHDEFRGEVIFTFDGDAAGQKAAMRAFEGDQNFAGQTYVAVAAAGLDPCDLRLQHGDAAVRDLVASRVPLYRFVLGNVVQRYDLDRADGRIDALREAAKLVTAIRDRSKVDAFARELAGMLGIDPNDVQREVRRAASRGNDTASGGRAAPAPAPAESLGMPDPRDPRFLLERETLKLVVQYPQVIAAVLKEVGPEDFTHPAYRAVWAVVTLAGGPPTVEDASWGARLQANSVDERVHSLLTALSVEPIRTAKAPDAAYASVHANRLREVTVMRQIADLKSKLQRTNPIDDQLEYNRMFGDLVALEQHRRMLREAALDAT from the coding sequence GTGGCGGGCCGCATCAACGAAGAAGACATCGCGAAGGTGCGCGAGACCGCGCGCATCGACGACGTCATCGGCACCTACGTCACCCTCCGGAACGCCGGCGGCGGCAACATGAAGGGGCTGTGCCCGTTCCACGACGAGAAGTCACCGTCGTTCAATGTGACACCAAGCCGGGGTATGTACCATTGCTTCGGTTGCGGAGCAGGCGGCGACGTCATCAAGTTCGTCATGGAGATGGACGGGCTGGGCTTCTCCGAGACCGTCGAGCGGCTGGCCGAGAAGGTCGGCATCGCGCTCCGGTACGAGGAGGGCACCGGACCGTCCCGCAGCAGCGGCGGCCCGCAGCGGCCCCGGCTCGTCGAGGCGCACAAGATCGCCGCCGCCTACTACGCCGACCAGCTCGCCACTCCCGAGGCGATGACCGCGCGGCAGTTCCTCGACACCCGCGGGTTCGACAAGGACGCAGCGGCGCACTTCGGCGTCGGGTTCTCCCCGCGCGGGGGCAGCGACCTGACCAAGCACCTCAAGCAGCTCGGGTTCAGCGACGCCGAGCTGGTCACCGCCGGCCTTGCCGGCGACAACAACCGCGGCCTCTACGACAGGTTCCGCGGCCGCCTGATGTGGCCGATCCGCGACTCCAGCGGTGACGTGATCGGGTTCGGCGCCCGACGCATCTTCGACGACGACCGGATCGAGGCCAAGTACCTCAACACCTCCGAGACGCCGATCTACAAGAAGAGCCAGGTCCTCTACGGGATCGATCTGGCCCGGCGCGAGATCGCCACGGCCAGCCAGGCCGTCATCGTCGAGGGCTACACCGACGTGATGGCTGCGCACCTGGCCGGCGTGAAGACGGCCGTCGCCACCTGCGGTACGGCGTTCGGCGACGACCACGCGCGGGTGATCCGGCGACTGCTGCAGGACCACGACGAGTTCCGCGGCGAGGTGATCTTCACCTTCGACGGCGATGCGGCCGGTCAGAAGGCGGCCATGCGGGCGTTCGAGGGTGACCAGAACTTCGCCGGACAGACCTACGTCGCGGTGGCCGCCGCGGGCCTCGACCCGTGCGACCTCCGGCTCCAGCACGGCGACGCGGCCGTCCGTGACCTGGTCGCCAGCCGGGTGCCGCTGTACCGGTTCGTGCTGGGCAACGTCGTCCAGCGCTACGACCTCGACCGGGCCGACGGACGGATCGACGCCCTGCGCGAGGCAGCCAAGCTGGTCACCGCGATCCGCGACCGCTCCAAGGTCGACGCCTTCGCCCGGGAGCTCGCCGGCATGCTCGGTATCGACCCGAACGACGTCCAGCGCGAGGTCCGGCGCGCCGCGAGTCGCGGCAACGACACCGCCTCCGGCGGACGGGCCGCTCCTGCGCCGGCGCCGGCGGAGTCCCTCGGCATGCCCGATCCGCGCGACCCGCGTTTCCTGCTGGAGCGCGAGACCCTCAAGCTCGTCGTCCAGTACCCGCAGGTGATCGCCGCCGTCCTCAAGGAGGTCGGCCCGGAGGACTTCACCCACCCGGCGTACCGAGCGGTGTGGGCCGTGGTGACTCTCGCCGGAGGGCCGCCGACGGTCGAGGACGCCAGCTGGGGCGCACGACTGCAGGCGAACTCGGTCGACGAGCGGGTGCACTCCCTCCTCACCGCCCTCAGCGTCGAGCCGATCCGGACCGCCAAGGCGCCGGACGCGGCGTACGCCTCGGTGCACGCGAACCGGCTCCGCGAGGTGACGGTGATGCGGCAGATCGCCGACCTGAAGTCCAAGCTCCAGCGCACGAACCCGATCGACGACCAGCTCGAGTACAACCGGATGTTCGGCGATCTCGTAGCGCTCGAGCAGCACCGCCGGATGCTGCGCGAAGCCGCCCTGGACGCGACGTGA
- a CDS encoding DEAD/DEAH box helicase has product MTETSTITFDDLGLDPKVLKAIKDVGYETPSPIQAEAIPPLLDGGHVVGLAQTGTGKTAAFALPILSRIDLSQKTPQVLVLAPTRELALQVSEAFEKYASNIRGLHVLPVYGGQGYGVQLSALRRGVHVVVGTPGRVMDHIEKGTLDLSELRFVVLDEADEMLNMGFAEDVESILSDTPDDKQVALFSATMPSQIKRIVKRHAPDATEIKVKATSTTAANVEQRFLKVAHPQKVDALTRILEVENFDGMIIFVRTKHATEELAEKLRARGFSAAAINGDVAQVQRERTVDQLRNAKLDILVATDVAARGLDVPRISHVINHDIPTDTESYVHRIGRTGRAGRSGVAISFVTPRENHLLRAIEKTNKTTLTEMRLPSVSDVNAFRVSKFNDAIGQAMSDPQLALFRELIEDYERNNDVPALDIAAAIAVLSQDGQPLLLEEMPEPLRVPHKERSKDRAPRSGERRGFASYRLEVGKRHHVEPRQIVGALANEGGLSREDFGKIDIKPAFSIVELPVDLDPAVLDKLSGTRISGVLINIKPDKFDRGHKRGHTGPTGSPNKKWNATGGDSYAGAKKPRHKKRDK; this is encoded by the coding sequence GTGACCGAGACTTCCACCATCACGTTCGACGACCTCGGTCTTGACCCCAAAGTGCTCAAGGCCATCAAGGACGTCGGCTACGAGACCCCCTCGCCGATCCAGGCCGAGGCCATCCCACCACTGCTCGACGGCGGTCACGTCGTCGGTCTCGCGCAGACCGGAACCGGCAAGACCGCAGCGTTCGCGCTGCCGATCCTGTCCCGGATCGACCTGAGCCAGAAGACCCCGCAGGTCCTCGTCCTCGCGCCCACCCGTGAGCTCGCGCTCCAGGTCTCCGAGGCGTTCGAGAAGTACGCGAGCAACATCCGCGGCCTGCACGTCCTCCCCGTGTACGGCGGTCAGGGCTACGGCGTCCAGCTCTCCGCGCTGCGTCGCGGCGTCCACGTCGTCGTCGGTACGCCGGGCCGCGTCATGGACCACATCGAGAAGGGCACCCTCGACCTCTCCGAGCTGCGGTTCGTCGTGCTCGACGAGGCCGACGAGATGCTCAACATGGGCTTCGCCGAGGACGTCGAGTCGATCTTGTCCGACACCCCGGACGACAAGCAGGTCGCGTTGTTCTCCGCGACGATGCCCTCGCAGATCAAGCGGATCGTCAAGCGGCACGCCCCGGACGCGACCGAGATCAAGGTCAAGGCGACCTCGACGACGGCCGCGAACGTCGAGCAGCGCTTCCTCAAGGTCGCTCACCCGCAGAAGGTCGACGCTCTTACGCGCATCCTCGAGGTCGAGAACTTCGACGGCATGATCATCTTCGTCCGCACCAAGCACGCCACCGAGGAGCTCGCCGAGAAGCTCCGGGCCCGCGGGTTCTCGGCCGCCGCGATCAACGGTGACGTCGCCCAGGTGCAGCGCGAGCGGACCGTGGACCAGCTGCGCAACGCCAAGCTGGACATCCTGGTCGCAACCGACGTCGCGGCCCGTGGTCTCGACGTCCCGCGGATCAGCCACGTCATCAACCACGACATCCCCACCGACACCGAGTCCTACGTCCACCGCATCGGCCGCACCGGTCGCGCCGGCCGCTCGGGTGTCGCGATCTCCTTCGTCACTCCGCGCGAGAACCACCTGCTGCGCGCGATCGAGAAGACGAACAAGACCACCCTGACCGAGATGCGGCTGCCGTCGGTCTCCGACGTGAACGCCTTCCGGGTCTCGAAGTTCAACGACGCCATCGGTCAGGCGATGAGCGACCCGCAGCTCGCGCTGTTCCGTGAGCTGATCGAGGACTACGAGCGCAACAACGACGTACCCGCGCTCGACATCGCCGCCGCGATCGCGGTGCTCTCCCAGGACGGCCAGCCGCTGCTGCTCGAGGAGATGCCCGAGCCGCTGCGGGTGCCGCACAAGGAGCGTTCCAAGGACCGCGCGCCGCGTTCCGGCGAGCGCCGCGGGTTCGCCAGCTACCGGCTCGAGGTCGGCAAGCGGCACCACGTCGAGCCCCGCCAGATCGTTGGTGCACTGGCCAACGAGGGCGGTCTGTCCCGCGAGGACTTCGGCAAGATCGACATCAAGCCGGCCTTCTCCATCGTGGAGCTCCCGGTCGATCTCGACCCCGCGGTCCTGGACAAGCTGTCGGGCACCCGCATCTCGGGGGTGCTGATCAACATCAAGCCGGACAAGTTCGACCGAGGTCACAAGCGCGGGCACACCGGTCCGACCGGCAGCCCGAACAAGAAGTGGAACGCCACCGGCGGCGATTCCTACGCGGGCGCCAAGAAGCCGCGGCACAAGAAGCGGGACAAGTAG